The following are from one region of the Phyllostomus discolor isolate MPI-MPIP mPhyDis1 chromosome 9, mPhyDis1.pri.v3, whole genome shotgun sequence genome:
- the LRRN4 gene encoding leucine-rich repeat neuronal protein 4, producing MWLALLLSLLPTARALSLAGPHHQRVLLFRLTQQGPSGSGVSNTTDSPCEGLFPTGATTLTLANRSLARLPSCLPSSLRSLDGSHNLLSVLNASELGHLPQLQVLTLHHNRISTLLWGPGWPTGLHTLDLGYNKLAALPPCAGPALSSLRTLELAGNPLQSLPPRAFACFPELRLLNLSRTALGSGAQGDIADTAFAPLATLEVLDLSGTLLKQVQSGWIRDLPKLTSLYLKNMPRLRSLEGDIFKMTPDLQQLDCQDSPALTSVQTHIFQDTPRLQLLLLQNCNLSSFAPWTLNSSQVLSINLFGNPLTCSCELSWLLVNAKKIVLTRAADTLCAPAAGSLGAFSAPLPLSQLPSVCHWDQSTTLFDSNPPSSLCCTQTPSTQGPFILPSTAPSTQAVGGPQSVTTAPSHTVGPTSGAALSHSSVGEGATASATISTSGPKNSSHPPRAASTAGTEHEVHTARFVLDPNISAATTPPASKQLGLFPASGSPLSTPQHDWKTQATPQAPHPSRSEGEIPILLLDDSSESEDEEVRAPPKDVPCDYHPCKHLQTPCADLQRRLWCRCPGLSREDTIPDPPKLQGVSETTDTSALVRWCAPNSVVRSYQIRYSPEGWPGNQSVVGDIYVTARQHTLYGLSPGTTYRVCVQAANSAGLSQPKASGWREPCATFTTKPSFVLIFAGLCAASGLLLVCTLLLTLCLCRRGRRPHRQSYDTHLVAYKNPAFDYPLKLQSFS from the exons TGCTGCTATCGTTGTTGCCCACGGCGCGGGCTCTGAGCCTGGCGGGGCCTCACCACCAGAGGGTCCTTCTTTTCCGGCTCACTCAGCAGGGCCCCTCTGGAAGCGGGGTCAGTAACACCACGGATTCGCCCTGCGAGGGGCTCTTCCCCACAGGGGCCACGACCTTGACCCTGGCGAACCGCAGCCTGGCACGCCTGCCGAGCTGCCTGCCCAGCTCACTGCGCAGCCTGGACGGCAGCCACAATCTGCTGAGCGTCCTGAACGCGTCGGAGCTCGGCCACCTGCCGCAGCTGCAGGTGCTGACGCTGCACCACAACCGCATCAGCACACTGCTATGGGGCCCCGGCTGGCCCACGGGTCTGCACACGCTAGACCTCGGCTACAACAAGCTGGCCGCCCTGCCACCGTGCGCTGGGCCCGCTCTGAGCAGCCTTCGCACGCTCGAGCTCGCCGGGAACCCCCTGCAGTCGCTGCCGCCCCGGGCCTTCGCCTGCTTCCCCGAGTTGCGTCTACTCAACCTCTCCCGCACCGCGCTGGGCAGCGGCGCCCAGGGGGACATCGCGGACACCGCCTTCGCGCCCCTAGCCACCCTGGAGGTCCTGGACCTCAGCGGCACGCTCCTCAAGCAGG TGCAGTCAGGGTGGATCAGAGACCTGCCCAAGCTCACGTCCCTCTACCTAAAGAACATGCCCAGGCTGAGGAGCCTGGAGGGGGACATTTTCAAGATGACCCCTGACCTGCAACAGCTGGATTGTCAAGATTCCCCAGCACTTACCTCTGTCCAGACACACATCTTTCAAGACACTCCTCGCCTACAGCTCCTTCTGCTCCAGAA CTGCAACTTGAGTTCCTTCGCTCCTTGGACCCTGAATTCCTCCCAGGTCCTATCCATCAACCTCTTTGGCAACCCCCTCACTTGCAGCTGTGAGTTGTCATGGCTCCTTGTGAATGCAAAGAAGATAGTCCTGACCAG GGCAGCTGACACTCTGTGCGCACCAGCTGCAGGATCCCTGGGGGCCTTCTCAGCTCCTCTCCCGCTGTCCCAGCTGCCCAGTGTGTGCCACTGGGACCAAAGCACCACTCTCTTTGATTCCaacccaccctcctccctctgctgtACCCAGACACCATCCACACAGGGGCCCTTCATCCTGCCCAGCACAGCCCCCTCCACTCAAGCTGTGGGAGGCCCACAGAGTGTcaccacagccccctcccacacTGTGGGTCCCACCTCAGGAGCTGCACTGTCACACAGCAGTGTTGGGGAGGGGGCCACGGCCTCTGCTACCATCTCTACATCAGGTCCAAAAAACTCCAGCCATCCACCTAGGGCTGCAAGCACAGCCGGGACAGAACACGAAGTACATACTGCCCGGTTTGTCCTTGACCCTAACATCTCAGCTGCCACCACCCCACCGGCCAGCAAACAGCTTGGCCTCTTCCCTGCCTCCGGCAGCCCACTGAGCACACCCCAGCACGACTGGAAGACACAAGCCACCCCGCAGGCTCCCCACCCAAGCCGTTCCGAGGGTGAAATTCCAATCCTGCTTTTGGACGACTCGAGTGAGAGTGAGGATGAGGAGGTCCGAGCGCCTCCCAAGGACGTCCCCTGTGATTACCACCCCTGTAAGCACCTCCAGACTCCGTGTGCAGACCTGCAGAGGCGCTTGTGGTGCCGGTGCCCCGGCCTCAGCAGGGAAGACACTATCCCAGACCCTCCCAAGCTGCAAGGGGTGTCAGAGACCACCGATACATCTGCGCTTGTCCGCTGGTGCGCCCCTAACTCGGTGGTGCGCAGCTACCAGATCCGCTACTCTCCGGAGGGCTGGCCGGGCAACCAGTCGGTGGTTGGGGACATCTACGTCACTGCCCGGCAGCACACCTTGTACGGGCTCTCCCCGGGCACCACGTACCGCGTGTGCGTCCAGGCGGCCAACAGCGCGGGGCTGAGCCAGCCGAAGGCCTCGGGCTGGAGGGAGCCGTGCGCCACCTTCACCACCAAGCCCAGCTTCGTGCTCATCTTCGCGGGCCTGTGTGCCGCCAGCGGCCTGCTGCTCGTGTGCACCCTGCTGCTGACCCTGTGTCTCTGCAGGCGGGGCCGGAGACCACACAGGCAAAGCTACGACACGCACCTGGTGGCCTACAAGAACCCAGCCTTTGACTACCCGCTGAAACTGCAGAGCTTCAGTTAG